GTGTGGCCCAGGGGCCTCTGACATGTATACTTGATGAAGTGAAATTCTGGCATAGTATTCATGTGCTGTTGGtccagaaatttaattttataaGCGAGAAGAAATTTTAGTGAACTGTTAATTACTGGTATGTCCTTATGGACACAGCAGTAAGCAATAGAAATTGTCATTAAAAGTAAACTTTCATAAATTGCAAAAATGACAAAAGTTAAAGCTTTGCAAATGAAATGGTAATTACAGTAGAAAGGTAAggtctaattaaaaaaaaaaacctgtacaGAATCTTTGGTGATTGTGTAGTGATATTGTAGGTCTGACAGGGTATGGCAGTGGTagtgaggaggaggaggaagaagaAGATGAAGAGGAACCAGACTCTGATGAGGATCTAGAGGAGAGGATCCGACAGAAAAGGGAGGCATATGAACGCAAAATTAAAGAGGAGGGCATTTATAATGAGGATGAATTAGGTATATGCTTTGACTTTACAttcagaaaaaatgttttagaatacatgtacaggatgattatttagtaattatttttaaatcacAGAACCAGAGGCACCAAAAATCTTCAAGGATCCAATATCAGAAAAACACAGCTATCCATTTCAAAACAAGTACAACGGAATTCCTGGTTTAGATGTGAAATCTGAACCTGAAAATAATTTGGAATCTAAAAAACACTCGAAAGATTCAAAAGTAAAAACAGAACACACAATGCataaatcaaagaaaattaagaaaaataggACTTCTTCGAGTAGTAGTTCTAGTACAACGGGAAGTTCTAGTGACTCCGACTCTGTTAGCTCTGATAGCTCCTCGAGTTCTTCCACTTCCTCAAGCAACTCGGATAGTTCTGTCAgtgagaaaagaaaaaagaaaaaggggAAAGGTTCTTCATCTAAGGTGGTGGGAAAGAGTAAGAATAGGGAAAAAAGTATCAGTAAGTCTGACAAGAGTAAGGACAGGGAGTCTGATTATACAAAGGATAGGAGAAGGAGTAAGGGGGAAGATCTCGACAGAAGTTTTAGTAGGACTGATGAGAGACAGAGTAGCAAAGATGAAAAGAGTAGGAAAAGGAAAGATTCACGCAAAGACAGTTCTCGAGTGTCGCGTGACAGGAGCGATAGTAGGGAGCGTGACTCTGACAGAAAAAAGTCAAAGAGGCAAAGAAGTAGAAGCAGGTCAAGGTCAAGAGATAGGTATAGAAGTAGATCAAAAGATAGGGGGAAATACAGGAGCACAAGTAGGGAAAGAGACAGGGGGAAATACAGGAGCACAAGTAGGGAAAGAGACAGGGGGAAATACAGGAGCACAAGTAGGGAAAGGGAAAAGAGACATAGAAGCAGGTCAAGGGAAAGGAGAAGGAGTAGAAGTAGGTCAAGGGAAAAGAGGCGTAGTGGAAGTAGGTCAAAGGATAGGAAGAGGAGTAGAAGTAGGTCAAGAAGGAGGGATAATCATAGACATAGTGACAAATATAAAGATGATGAAAAAGGGAAATCCCGTCAGTCCTTAGACTCTAAAAGTAGTAAATCTAAATCCAAAAAAAggagaaggtcaaggtcacattcaGACAGTGATGATGGACGAAAGAACAAACACAAAAAATCAGGAAGGAATCGATCAAGGAGTCCCTCAGAAGAATCCAAATCCAGCAGTCACAAAAAGTCTGGTGGCGGTAAGAAGTCCAGACACAGGTCTAGCTCCAGCTCAAGGTGGGAAAATCTCAGCTTACTTATCATATGTCCACTGTTGGTGCTTTCGTTGTATTAAAGCTTTTACGTTCAAGTATGTTGTGTGTTTTTAAAGACTAATTGATATGGGTAGGTAATAATAAGCGTTGTTGTTTTATGTAGAGAAAATTCTGTTTTGTTTCAGGTCCAGATCTCCGAAACGAAAGTAAAGAATTGAGTTCCTCCAGTTTTGTAGCAGTTTGCACACCACAGGATTTTTGTTATGCTTCTTATGAAATAGATTTTAAACCTTTGAAAAGTGTTTGTGTTTACTCGTTGTTTAATAGAAATGATGCCTCTAGATGGACACGGTTGTAGACAGTCAATCACATGTTATTATATCACTGGACCAGATGAAGCAGCAATCTTGTTGACCATGTTGATTGCCCGAACTAAATGTAGCagtatgaaatgaaatagaCCTGGATAATTCTACCATGTTCCACCATTAAATGAACCAAAAAGCCAGCTATATACAATGTAGCTTGACATTGTGTGCAATGATTATACTGTACACTAAAGAAAAACATGCATGGAGTACAAACATCaccgtagtagaatagaaattgGTGAAGCTCAAGTCCGAAGGATGAGTATGAGATCAAGGTGTTTAACTTTGTTTCTAAAAAATCTCTGGACTGTTTTCATCAACAGACTCCTCTTACTTGATCATTGCATTGTATTTCGTAAACCAGACTAGTGATTTAAATGATAACAACAAGCAAGATCCATATCCGTGTAATCAGCAATCGCCACAAAATCGCAAATCATATCGTCAGTAAAAATCATCATATCGTTATGGAATGTAGCACCACGCATCAGTAAAAATTGACTTGGTTTGTCGAGAATATGTGATTCATGGTAAACCACCTCTGAAGGTAGATTCACGGTTTGTAAAATCCGGGTTCAGTTTCCAAATTGCATGTGATCAAATAGTTGTACCGGTAATCAAACACGACGTGATATAACatgattttatgaatgaaaggtgaatataatgaacagtgatcaatctcgtaactcttataagcaatacaaaataaagagttgggcaaacatagacccctggataaagcagaggtgggatcaggtgtctaggaggagtaagcatcccctgtcgaccagtcgcagccactgtgagccctatatcttgatcaagtaaacggagttatccattgTCAAAGTCaaagtgccaagaacggtcttgacgtctaacaatcggtaagaaacacgtccgacagcatttgacccaatagtaggttgtattggcaaacgatatcattataacgaccatagaatttgcgaaatgctgactataaacgagacttgaaacccctgcaccatctgtagcctacctcgattcaaaaactgatcgTACGcggaacaagcttttgcgtatcgaatcagtttagagatATGAATACCATTTGCAGGttataatgtaatattgcttcatgtacataaatatgggaagtcaccgctagccaagggtgacgatacacggtACACCGAAGATGataagttgacaatggagaagctgtaATCATCCTGTtaatcataaagttgagttgttagtttgccgtcgatatctattttcaataaaaatatctacaGTAGAAGTATGAagagaagtggacgactctgtggtgtctaaTTTCGAGTTCATAGAGATctatcgaatcgacatgtgaatgaaaattattgttatcgttaatagataaaacgtcgatataACAAAATGTATTGAAGGCCACGGCAAGAGATTTTTTATTCTCATTTAGTTTTTGAATGAATATggttcataagaatataaaaacatgtcagctaaAATGGAGTACAATTTATGCCCTTTGGAATTccagcagactgttggaagacctgatcaccaaagattacGAATATATTGGAATccgagtggtgtttaacaaaaaaatttttttattgatgactgatcacttgatatgaatatttccgttttccatttttgttgaagaaactgtatgatgtcaaaaagtggaattaatgctcgtttaaaatacagttgtattaGTGAGCCTAACAAACAGCTGGAAGCAAAACATTCCTCTaccacttctggtttactaagtAGAGGccataagcctcaaactgtccattctatgagcgaaagaactgatcgaggtagggcctcgatcagttctttctctcacagaatggacagtttgaggcctacatcctacttaaaacattacatcttttgttctaagaatggacagggTCAGGTAAACCCCTTGACATCTCTAAAGGTAATAGCAGAAGGttgaaactgactattcagaacgacttgtGAGGGTGATccgtggggaaataacatattttggataaatcattggttctgtataaaaataatttctttctagAAAGGGAGGGGGTATGTAcgtaagatctatacaagctatcctaacttcaggtgcctgtgattttCAGCCAACTTGTAGACATCTAggaagttattgggtttacctggcactgtccaataagttaacgattactgtccattatttttaagaactaacagtatctgtcctttcttaaaaataatggacagcaattgtcaacttattggacacctacaagTAACCTTTTAACTACAATTAAatggactttcttctatataaaagccttagaagacaaaggattgcgtaacaaaaatgttttgaattttactAAATCTTGTTGTCTTTAAGAAATCTGCTTACAAGATGAAGAATTTATAGGGATGTTCGGAAACCTATCCACTTCGATTTTCAACCTGTACATAAGAAGGGAAATTGGCTTGTCAAAAATTTTGAAtagcaaataatttttttcaaaaggggggggggggagtgccACTTATTCGTAactttttacattattttcatttactcTACTAAAAAGATAGTTTGCATTTAGAAAAAAAGATAATGATCATTGTCCAGAAAACAAAAAGGAGGGGGTGGGCTAATTCTTATGTGCCTGCATTTGATGCTACTATCaataggggagggggggggggtaaaccaATGTATCATACTTTGCATGCATGTTTAAAATACCtcttaggggcgagatcaaaagatcgatgtcggataaaaatcgaAATTCAATagttgggggggtgggggggggggggggggggtggaatATCGGGACCAGAAGTGTCTGTTATCCGAAATCGATTACTTGCACTTTTATTTGTGAATAGTTTACAGTgttatcaatctaattaaaatcagacttcttagatccgcgtcgtaccacacctgctgtgacgatGGGGCCtcgttttagctcacctgaaccgaaggttcaagtgagcttttctgatcgctttttgtccatcgtctgtctgtctgtctgtccgtctgtctgttaaacttttcacattttcgacttcttctccagaaccactgggccaatttcaaccaaacatggccaaaagcatccttgggtgaagggctttcaagtttgttcaaatgaagggccatgtccctttcaaaggggagataatctcaaaaatagggtggggtcatttaaaaatcttcttctcaagaaccactgggtcagaagagctgaaatttacctgaaagcttcctgacataatgcagattcaagtttgttcaaatcatggcccccggtggtaggatggggccacaagggggatcaaagttttacatacaaatatatagggaaaaactttaaaaatcttcttctcaagaaccactaagccagaaaagctgagatttacattaaagcttcctgacataatgcagattcaagtttgttcaaatcatgggctccgggggttggatggggccacaataggggatcaaagttttccatacaaatatataggaaaaatctttaaaaatcttcttctcaagaaccactgagccagaaaagctgatttttacatgaaaactttctgacatagtgcagattcacttttgttcaaatcatggcccccgggggtaggatggggccacaaggggggatcaaagttttacatacaaatatatagggaaaaactttaaaaatcttcttctcaagaaccactaagccagaaaagctgagatttacattaaagcttcctgacataatgcagattcaagtttgttcaaatcatgggctccgggggttggatggggccacaataggggatcaaagttttccatacaaatatataggaaaaatctttaaaaatcttcttctcaagaaccactgagccagaaaagctgatttttacatgaaaactttctgacatagtgcagattcacttttgttcaaatcatggcccccgggggtaggatggggccacaaggggggatcaaagttttacatacaaatatatagggaaaaactttaaaaatcttcttctcaagaaccactaagccagaaaagctgagatttacatgaaagcttcctgacataatgcagatttaagtttgttcaaatcatgggcgccgggggttggatggggccacaataggggttcaaagttttacatacaaatatataggaaaaatcttcttctcaagaaccactgagccagaaaagctgatttttacatgaaaactttctgacatagtgcagattcaagtttgttaaaatcatggcccccgggggtaggatggtgccacaagggggataaaagttttacatacaaatatatagttaaaatctttttctcaataaccactgagtcagaaaagctgatatttacaagaaaaatttctgacatagtgcagattcaagtttgttcaaatcatggcccccggggggtaggatggggccacaagtgggggggttggggttcaaagttttacatacaaatataggaaaaagctttaaaaatcttcttctcaagaaccattgggccaaagaagttgacatttacatgaaagctttctgaaataatgtagattcaagtttgcaaagggtagtttgggccataatagcgactaaggttttacatgcaaatatataggcctatggaaagtcttcagatatgggccaaggtgactaaggtgaacgatgtggcccatgggcctcttgttattattataattttttttttttttttgggcaatctcatccgaaggaccgccccattacAACAAGCAAaaggtactgagaacctatttcCATTCGGCTCGGGACCAAGAGATTCGCCATTGAAAGAGTGTCGATACAATCACAATAAAATTCATCTGAAATAACAGAGAACTTGTATCATTTATCTGAGGTGCTTTAAGTTGCCATTGAATAAACTTTTTGTGTAATGAGCCACCCTAATCATTATGTCGCAATCTACTTGGAAGAAAAATCCGGAATTATGACTTTCGGTCTAATCGATTAATTATTTAGAATACATACACATAAAATGATGACGTAACATTCGTCTGCAAGAAGTAGGACAAGTGGCAggtttcaaaaacaaaaataatgtcAACTCCGCCCCGTAAAAAAAGAGGCCATGCAGGTAAACTACATGgaattgtatttacatttgctttatatatattgtttagaaTTATGGCAATAGTATTTAAATAAATGTAGCATATGAGTCATACAGTGTTTTGGTATGAGCTGCGAAGCATAACGATATTTACAAGCCTTACTGTTCGTCTATTTCTACATCTGCTTGTCAAACAGTCCGTCTATTTGTGACAATGTGTTTCTCTGAATAACTTGTTATACACTCACTCCATAGATCCTAATCGTGGCTTAAATTTAGTGTTCAATGTAAGACCTAATCGACCTTCTATATTAATGTGATTGTTTATTTACCATTAAATCTCAGAAAAGTTGGTAGAATATTGTGCGTATCATCCGTATGTAGTTTCTTTTCTACATAGGCCTGATTTTGAAATACGTTAATACTGGATAGGTCTACAGGCCTAATCAATACAAGACCATTGCGGGGGTGCATGCTGAGATTTAATACAACTGAGTTTCAAGACACTGAATGTTTTGTGTAAGTTATAAAATCTAATACGTAACTGTAAATGAACAAATTTATCTTTGTTTAAATCAACATAGGacctatagatttgaaattctgttaattttctaaaccataaaaagaaacctttgaattttCTTACTGTACGCTAATCGTgtttattttgtcaaatttcaaacaGGAAACGGTTGTTTAGTATGCCTACATGTAAAGCAAACAGGAAACGGTTGTTTAGTATGCCTACATGTAAAGCAAACAGGAAACGGTTGTTTAGTATGCCTACATGTAAAGGAGGAAAGAGTTGCATGTTATTGTACTACTACTTTAATCATGCTTCTTCATAATGACTTCAAAAGATATAGAAGAACCattgaaataatgaaatgtaGTAAagtgatttattgattgattgattttatattgtttaaacatCCCTCTcgactcgagaatatttcattcacatggagacgtcggtgaagggctgtgaaatttaggcctatgctcggcgcttacggcctttgactaactaactaactaactatatttatttccaatcaagggccctcaaggggcagcatgaaaatacatacaaacaatgtacatctacatatacaagtaaagaaagaattgattacataacacatagttatttacaaatacagtgtcatatattgttcaaaataaattttccagttatatttagaatggatggctcttcagaacatagtatgtaaatgaatttttgttcatcattgagtttggtaaaatttttaactgttttttctatagcaccacaaaaagattttctttcatcagcaaacttttcacatttaatcaaaaaatggatctcatcacctaataaaccggagttgcatttgttacatattcgttcattcctagtaataccagaatatctaccaacttcaatcattaatttatgagctgatatccgtaacttacaaatagatcgcctaatatcaaattttttaattttattaagatagttctcaaaaccaaagtgctccttaagcttaaaataagtgcacagtttcccatcaattaatttatttcgattattgtaccaggtttcagtgtatttatcacagagtaatttctttacaattttcttaaatctataCTGACTAAAATCTCTTAACGGATatccaattttaatatattctaaaGCTTTTTCTACTAGTGAGTACCATGACAGTTTGCTGTTTAAAGATTTACTACATAGATAAGCATCCTTAagtagtttaaattcattttggttTTCAAGCCTGCACCAAtaacaaatgattgatttcaaaatatcatgagcagggagggatctttatcgtgccacacatgctgtgacacggggcctcagtttttgcggtctcatccgaaggaccgccccatttagtcgtctttcacggcaagcaaggggtactgaggacctaatctaacccggattcccaccgGGACGGGATGTAAAGTGATTTAAAGCTGAACATAATGGAAGGAATTTTATCGGGACCAATGTATAATAACTGTAACATGATGCATATACAGTATATACCATATATTAAACTATTATTACCAAGTAGTACTATGAAAACAGGTTGCTATAGGTTTTCAAAATGATAGAAGAATGCGTAATATTCTGATTGAGGATAGGTgacatgaaaaaattatttcctcCTCATACTTGGTAAAATCATAGTATTTAGAGGGCCCTCAGTTTAAATCTGTCAAAAATCATGTGAGGATTCTTATCATTGAAGGGAGTTATGGACATTGAAgagttacatgtactagtacctTGCAATGTAGTTACCTGAAAATCAGCGAAAACTTACTGATTTAGattaagtctcccaaacgaagtttggaaacttattgtttttgtttggttcTTATTATTCTTCCGCTTCTTCGTTTGCTCCTTTTTAGCGCCTGAATATGTCTACAGCTGTTCTCGGTAACCCTTTGATGAAAGTATTACGGGTACATatattcaaggatatgataggTCAATTCATCTAGTCTAAGTTGTTTagatgtgtttttattttcagattgaataaaatatttttgaggaCCAAATGGGGATTGGTTCTAACAGAACTTTATGGAGGGAAATTAATTctaaaattcaataaatattaagatataACTTAACGAATATGTTAGAGTCTTGGGATTTTCGAAAATAAGAAGAGACTCACAGGACCTACACACTAAATCAAGGTCAAGCGACTCCAGTGATCTTGAACTCTGACCATGAATAtaactggtataactttaaaaccaGGACAAAGAGCGACATGGGGTCTTCAGATATAATGAGGGGATGATAGGGCCTTGGTATCAAGGTTAAGTGACTCCACTGAcattgacttctgaccttggaacataaaattggtattacttTAGATAGAGAAATAAAATCTTCAGAAAGGATGAAGGAATCTACAAATTtgtatcaaggtcaaatgtaGTCTGTGGCCTTGACCCCTTGAACAtaaaactggtataactttagaaccagaATTGATAGAGACATAGGATGTTCAGAATTGATAAGATACAAACTAGTTTCAAAGTCAAATGATTCTTGTGACTTTTAACTTTGTAGTCTTTGGTGGTCTATCAGCGGTACGTTGGAGTTCTCATGGGCACCAAATGTACttctttattagctgacctgtttttgtatcCTTACGAAGCAGAGTTaatcaatttattcaaaagcttttacaCGAGAAGagaaaatctcttgctgttGCCTTCAACtgtacatttagatatatattcaatatcgatgacgttttatcaatttttaatcatatgattgatttgatattgtttaacatttgtcgagagaatttttcattcatatcatgagatggagacgtcacaatttccggtgaagggctacaaaatttcagtctatgctcggctcttacggcctttgagcagggggggggggttcttttTCGTGCCGCAGCcccatctgctgtgacacgggacctcggtttttgtggtctcatctgaaggaccgccccattcgACAaacaagggttactgaggacatattcttgGTAACCttgatccccacgggattcattcatacatgtatatgtatgtcgATTCATTggtatttggtacattgctttagTGTGACAAGATACAAATCAAGTTCGAAATTTTGTTCCGGTCCTTTTATTTTTTTCCGAGTTGCAGACTTTAGACTCAGTTTTCCgcactgttttttttttgggggggggggggggtgtttttaattttttttaatttttttttttttttgtaaagctCGCAGAAATTATGCATGAAGTTTGCTTTTTATTCTCTTTAATACAGTTATTGATTAGTTACTGGCTAGCTGCTTTGGAAATAAATGTAATGtctaattttgtttattttagcTATTAATAGCATATGTCTTATGATATATATGTTATTAGCATTGTATTGTGAAGCAGATTAAGCTTAATAAGCAATTCATGTGCAGGTCTTGAAATTCACAAATCTCATTTCAGATTCTGATCAAAAACCATGTCCTAATGTAATGCAAAAAGACGAACAAAAGCGGATATCTTCAGATAGATCCGAACATTGTATAATAATTCCGAGTGGTGACATGAAGTTAATAGACTCGCCATTCATTCAGAAGTCAAAACGAAGAAGGTACGAGCTCCCTTACAAATATCCTCCGTATTCGGAATATCAGGCACGGCCCAGACCTCCAAAACCGAACCCAGTTAAAAGGCCTCCGCCACCCCGTCCCTTCATTCGCACATATCCGACGTACAAAGAGCGGATCCAAATGATGGAGCGAggattgtattacaaacaggcACCACCACACATAGGCGTGTTCAAACGCAGTGAAGACAATCCAGATCTGCTTATTGTGGACGAAACTGGTCAAACCACAGTAAATTTTCCAAACATCGATAAGCAGAGTGTGTTTGCAAGTAGTTACAGCTTTGGACCACCCGTTTCTGGACTGAATGGGAATAGCTATTTCCATCCAAGAATCATTGGAGCTGGACCTCACTATGCCGAGTTTAAACTTGCATCATCTTCGGTGAACTTGATACCCCAGATGCATCCCCAACAGCTTCAAAGATTTCAATACCCTTATC
Above is a genomic segment from Ostrea edulis chromosome 3, xbOstEdul1.1, whole genome shotgun sequence containing:
- the LOC125675845 gene encoding arginine/serine-rich protein PNISR-like isoform X1, translated to MWANPWGSGPIQQAAFQGMPNDQVDWAALAKQWIAQRENVADQQPTMPMGGAPPPPPPPTSGGTGGDDMDIEGDNENNSQSSNSHGNMPVYQSQDYSHQSWGWTGLPNWNMNVATGWDVNVGEGKNPQTFDYSHQGNFPPAFDYNHGGEPYSYQGGSGDYNHYWDGQDDDDSQNSRSFRNNQHGSQYLAPPGTEDENSGLDAAKRKTLPAWIREGLEKMEREKQKKMEKERLEKEKIEAEKQREEAEKEVMEDMTEDGQPHVPKKSRFDSDDEEERRSVSPAPVKERPRSPEQAKKRSPSPQEFKTEEEKQMEFMMKVRKMLTEILLDVTNSEIESVCKEVFHKAKNRAAKAPAKQLTRSTALASLTGLGLTGYGSGSEEEEEEEDEEEPDSDEDLEERIRQKREAYERKIKEEGIYNEDELEPEAPKIFKDPISEKHSYPFQNKYNGIPGLDVKSEPENNLESKKHSKDSKVKTEHTMHKSKKIKKNRTSSSSSSSTTGSSSDSDSVSSDSSSSSSTSSSNSDSSVSEKRKKKKGKGSSSKVVGKSKNREKSISKSDKSKDRESDYTKDRRRSKGEDLDRSFSRTDERQSSKDEKSRKRKDSRKDSSRVSRDRSDSRERDSDRKKSKRQRSRSRSRSRDRYRSRSKDRGKYRSTSRERDRGKYRSTSRERDRGKYRSTSREREKRHRSRSRERRRSRSRSREKRRSGSRSKDRKRSRSRSRRRDNHRHSDKYKDDEKGKSRQSLDSKSSKSKSKKRRRSRSHSDSDDGRKNKHKKSGRNRSRSPSEESKSSSHKKSGGGKKSRHRSSSSSRWENLSLLIICPLLVLSLY
- the LOC125675845 gene encoding arginine/serine-rich protein PNISR-like isoform X4, with the protein product MWANPWGSGPIQQAAFQGMPNDQVDWAALAKQWIAQRENVADQQPTMPMGGAPPPPPPPTSGGTGGDDMDIEGDNENNSQSSNSHDYSHQSWGWTGLPNWNMNVATGWDVNVGEGKNPQTFDYSHQGNFPPAFDYNHGGEPYSYQGGSGDYNHYWDGQDDDDSQNSRSFRNNQHGSQYLAPPGTEDENSGLDAAKRKTLPAWIREGLEKMEREKQKKMEKERLEKEKIEAEKQREEAEKEVMEDMTEDGQPHVPKKSRFDSDDEEERRSVSPAPVKERPRSPEQAKKRSPSPQEFKTEEEKQMEFMMKVRKMLTEILLDVTNSEIESVCKEVFHKAKNRAAKAPAKQLTRSTALASLTGLGLTGYGSGSEEEEEEEDEEEPDSDEDLEERIRQKREAYERKIKEEGIYNEDELEPEAPKIFKDPISEKHSYPFQNKYNGIPGLDVKSEPENNLESKKHSKDSKVKTEHTMHKSKKIKKNRTSSSSSSSTTGSSSDSDSVSSDSSSSSSTSSSNSDSSVSEKRKKKKGKGSSSKVVGKSKNREKSISKSDKSKDRESDYTKDRRRSKGEDLDRSFSRTDERQSSKDEKSRKRKDSRKDSSRVSRDRSDSRERDSDRKKSKRQRSRSRSRSRDRYRSRSKDRGKYRSTSRERDRGKYRSTSRERDRGKYRSTSREREKRHRSRSRERRRSRSRSREKRRSGSRSKDRKRSRSRSRRRDNHRHSDKYKDDEKGKSRQSLDSKSSKSKSKKRRRSRSHSDSDDGRKNKHKKSGRNRSRSPSEESKSSSHKKSGGGKKSRHRSSSSSRSRSPKRK
- the LOC125675845 gene encoding arginine/serine-rich protein PNISR-like isoform X3; this encodes MWANPWGSGPIQQAAFQGMPNDQVDWAALAKQWIAQRENVADQQPTMPMGGAPPPPPPPTSGGTGGDDMDIEGDNENNSQSSNSHGNMPVYQSQDYSHQSWGWTGLPNWNMNVATGWDVNVGEGKNPQTFDYSHQGNFPPAFDYNHGGEPYSYQGGSGDYNHYWDGQDDDDSQNSRSFRNNQHGSQYLAPPGTEDENSGLDAAKRKTLPAWIREGLEKMEREKQKKMEKERLEKEKIEAEKQREEAEKEVMEDMTEDGQPHVPKKSRFDSDDEEERRSVSPAPVKERPRSPEQAKKRSPSPQEFKTEEEKQMEFMMKVRKMLTEILLDVTNSEIESVCKEVFHKAKNRAAKAPAKQLTRSTALASLTGLGLTGYGSGSEEEEEEEDEEEPDSDEDLEERIRQKREAYERKIKEEGIYNEDELEPEAPKIFKDPISEKHSYPFQNKYNGIPGLDVKSEPENNLESKKHSKDSKVKTEHTMHKSKKIKKNRTSSSSSSSTTGSSSDSDSVSSDSSSSSSTSSSNSDSSVSEKRKKKKGKGSSSKVVGKSKNREKSISKSDKSKDRESDYTKDRRRSKGEDLDRSFSRTDERQSSKDEKSRKRKDSRKDSSRVSRDRSDSRERDSDRKKSKRQRSRSRSRSRDRYRSRSKDRGKYRSTSRERDRGKYRSTSRERDRGKYRSTSREREKRHRSRSRERRRSRSRSREKRRSGSRSKDRKRSRSRSRRRDNHRHSDKYKDDEKGKSRQSLDSKSSKSKSKKRRRSRSHSDSDDGRKNKHKKSGRNRSRSPSEESKSSSHKKSGGGKKSRHRSSSSSRSRSPKRK
- the LOC125675845 gene encoding arginine/serine-rich protein PNISR-like isoform X2; amino-acid sequence: MWANPWGSGPIQQAAFQGMPNDQVDWAALAKQWIAQRENVADQQPTMPMGGAPPPPPPPTSGGTGGDDMDIEGDNENNSQSSNSHDYSHQSWGWTGLPNWNMNVATGWDVNVGEGKNPQTFDYSHQGNFPPAFDYNHGGEPYSYQGGSGDYNHYWDGQDDDDSQNSRSFRNNQHGSQYLAPPGTEDENSGLDAAKRKTLPAWIREGLEKMEREKQKKMEKERLEKEKIEAEKQREEAEKEVMEDMTEDGQPHVPKKSRFDSDDEEERRSVSPAPVKERPRSPEQAKKRSPSPQEFKTEEEKQMEFMMKVRKMLTEILLDVTNSEIESVCKEVFHKAKNRAAKAPAKQLTRSTALASLTGLGLTGYGSGSEEEEEEEDEEEPDSDEDLEERIRQKREAYERKIKEEGIYNEDELEPEAPKIFKDPISEKHSYPFQNKYNGIPGLDVKSEPENNLESKKHSKDSKVKTEHTMHKSKKIKKNRTSSSSSSSTTGSSSDSDSVSSDSSSSSSTSSSNSDSSVSEKRKKKKGKGSSSKVVGKSKNREKSISKSDKSKDRESDYTKDRRRSKGEDLDRSFSRTDERQSSKDEKSRKRKDSRKDSSRVSRDRSDSRERDSDRKKSKRQRSRSRSRSRDRYRSRSKDRGKYRSTSRERDRGKYRSTSRERDRGKYRSTSREREKRHRSRSRERRRSRSRSREKRRSGSRSKDRKRSRSRSRRRDNHRHSDKYKDDEKGKSRQSLDSKSSKSKSKKRRRSRSHSDSDDGRKNKHKKSGRNRSRSPSEESKSSSHKKSGGGKKSRHRSSSSSRWENLSLLIICPLLVLSLY